A DNA window from Drosophila sechellia strain sech25 chromosome X, ASM438219v1, whole genome shotgun sequence contains the following coding sequences:
- the LOC6617601 gene encoding putative ATP-dependent RNA helicase DHX57 produces the protein MDESSRQHMEDCFLRSPSDIRTTNVPAVPKSQAADNKSRKTELHVLRLNDESRQMTMDTLRQIHGPEFQLDDISKYKDRARGGHGVKHSYWQDRGTLVVQSVQGVSSTRGNDSDGDRLRRYALAKLENYGFQAVHCLEAYEHCSGDTEAALLLLYRRYMRIPDEEQLTLEPPSEQEILDMRADEKEALESIYDKAYEEREANRVWNLKFRIDHLLAHSPSEVRKAREAVLAAAAAAAQAALDKKKKPPLRCRNFDRDGTCKYGPKCRFAHLPQQPTESDTTKKDSVDENDNELWFHVEVRFPPGSRYPYEAPFIYLKTTCHDIPHELRLRYARHLYKEAREICRDGIPCVYSICDLLQSNEQLAGRLDTSAFPSPKRSLFYDEPEGGGVNSDAEHHQAPKPSHYARGQTSRNDGGHQRNVEAQTRENRRLLQQFVERRKEERYQKIIDGRKQLPAFAEIERILALIESSPVVVISGETGCGKSTQVPQFILDNWFFRALQLPAKDNLPHVEIICTQPRRLSAIGVAERVAAERLDRIGQLVGYQIRLENKVSQSTRLSFCTTGILLRRLASDPLLGGVTHVIVDEVHERSEESDFLLLILKNLLRERKDLKVILMSATLNAALFSDYFSGAPVLDIPGRTFPVQQLFLEDILEMSDFVMEYDTKYCRKLKKQEQEILERELEYADVQASGEAPGKKVKDEKLTLAETYQRYTEYSKPTCKSIYLMEPMTINPELIESVLKYIVEGSHDWPREGTILIFLPGFGEIQSVHDSLLDNALFSPRAGKFILVPLHSALSGEDQALVFKKAPPGKRKIVLSTNIAETSVTIDDCVFVVDCGLMKEKCFDSNRNMESLDLVWVSRANAKQRKGRAGRVMPGVCIHLYTSYRYQYHILAQPVPEIQRVPLEQIVLRIKTLQTFASRNTLSVLLETLEAPTEDSVLGALTRLRDVGALDAEDQLTPLGHHLAALPVDVRIGKLMLYGAIFQCLDSVLTIAACLSNKSPFVSPLNKRTEANKCKRMFALGNSDHLTVLNAYRKWLDVARRGNYAASRNYASEHFLSLNTLETIADLKYQYLELLVSIGFVPINVPRRRKNACDNILTLTGVEQNHNGDNNRLLTSLLCAALYPNIVKIMTPDRVYIQTAGGAVPREPSHHDLRFKTRGDGYVKIHPSSVNSQVSVFQAPFLVFQEKVRTSAIYIRDCSMLPLIAMVLFAGSDFKVELHDGDFLFLLESGWIILKAHDLETAEMVQCLRAEMIKLLEEKIRDPCLNLLHHKNGCRMIANIVHLISKNS, from the exons ATGGACGAATCCTCGAGACAGCACATGGAGGACTGCTTCCTACGCAGTCCCAGCGACATCCGCACCAC CAACGTGCCCGCGGTGCCGAAATCGCAGGCGGCTGACAACAAGTCCCGGAAAACGGAGCTTCACGTCCTTCGGCTCAACGATGAGTCCCGCCAGATGACCATGGACACGCTTCGCCAAATCCACGGACCGGAATTCCAGTTGGACGACATCAGCAAGTATAAGGATCGTGCACGCGGAGGTCACGGCGTGAAGCACTCCTACTGGCAGGATCGCGGCACCCTGGTGGTGCAGAGTGTCCAGGGCGTGAGCTCAACGCGTGGCAACGACAGTGATGGTGATCGCCTGCGCCGATATGCCTTGGCCAAACTGGAGAACTACGGCTTTCAGGCTGTCCACTGCCTGGAGGCTTATGAGCACTGCTCCGGCGACACGGAAGCCGCTCTACTGCTGCTCTACCGTCGCTATATGAGAATTCCCGATGAGGAGCAACTGACTCTCGAGCCACCTAGCGAGCAAGAAATACTGGACATGCGCGCCGACGAGAAGGAGGCCCTGGAGTCCATTTACGATAAGGCGTACGAGGAGCGCGAGGCAAATCGCGTGTGGAACCTCAAGTTTCGCATCGACCATCTGTTGGCCCACAGTCCGTCGGAGGTGCGAAAGGCCAGGGAGGCGGTCctggcagcagctgctgctgctgcccagGCGGCGCTCGACAAGAAGAAAAAGCCTCCGCTACGTTGTCGCAATTTCGATCGTGACGGCACCTGCAAGTACGGTCCCAAATGCCGGTTCGCTCACTTGCCGCAACAACCTACGGAATCGGACACGACCAAAAAGG ATAGCGTTGACGAGAACGATAACGAGCTGTGGTTTCACGTGGAAGTGCGCTTTCCGCCAGGCAGTCGCTATCCATATGAGGCGCCCTTCATCTACCTGAAAACCACCTGCCACGACATACCGCACGAGCTGCGCCTCCGGTATGCCCGCCATCTGTACAAGGAGGCCAGAGAGATATGCCGGGATGGCATTCCCTGTGTGTACAGCATATGCGACCTGCTGCAGTCCAATGAACAGCTGGCCGGACGACTGGACACGTCTGCTTTTCCCTCGCCCAAGCGATCACTCTTCTACGATGAGCCGGAAGGCGGTGGAGTGAATTCGGATGCCGAGCATCATCAGGCACCGAAGCCATCGCACTACGCACGTGGTCAAACGTCGCGAAATGATGGAGGCCACCAGCGAAACGTGGAAGCGCAGACGAGAGAGAACCGCCGCCTGTTGCAACAGTTTGTGGAGCGACGAAAGGAAGAACGCTACCAGAAGATCATTGATGGCCGAAAACAGCTGCCCGCCTTCGCTGAAATTGAACGTATTCTGGCGCTAATAGAGAGTTCGCCGGTGGTGGTAATATCTGGTGAAACGGGCTGCGGCAAGAGTACCCAAGTGCCGCAGTTCATTTTGGACAATTGGTTCTTCCGCGCACTTCAACTGCCAGCAAAGGATAACTTGCCCCACGTGGAAATCATCTGCACGCAACCGCGACGACTCTCAGCCATCGGAGTGGCGGAGCGAGTGGCTGCCGAGCGTCTGGATCGCATTGGTCAGCTGGTGGGCTACCAGATCCGACTGGAAAACAAGGTGTCGCAAAGCACGCGACTCAGTTTCTGCACCACGGGCATCTTGTTGCGGCGACTGGCCTCGGATCCGCTACTAGGAGGCGTTACCCACGTCATAGTGGACGAAGTACACGAGCGATCCGAGGAGTCCGATTTCCTACTGCTAATTCTCAAGAATCTGCTGCGAGAGCGCAAGGATCTGAAAGTTATTCTCATGTCTGCCACGCTCAATGCCGCCCTCTTTTCGGATTATTTTAGCGGAGCTCCCGTGCTAGATATTCCTGGTCGAACGTTTCCAGTCCAGCAGCTCTTTTTGGAGGATATCCTGGAGATGAGCGACTTCGTTATGGAATACGACACTAAGTACTGCCGCAAGCTTAagaagcaggagcaggaaATACTGGAGCGTGAGCTGGAGTACGCTGATGTGCAGGCTTCGGGAGAAGCGCCAGGCAAAAAGGTCAAGGACGAAAAGCTAACTCTGGCCGAGACTTATCAGCGATACACGG AATATAGCAAGCCCACGTGCAAGAGTATTTACCTGATGGAGCCCATGACTATCAATCCAGAACTGATCGAATCCGTACTGAAATACATTGTCGAAGGTTCTCACGATTGGCCGCGCGAAGGAACCATCCTCATCTTCCTGCCTGGTTTCGGGGAAATTCAATCCGTGCACGATTCCTTGCTGGACAATGCACTCTTTTCCCCACGCGCCGGCAAATTCATCCTGGTGCCATTGCACTCGGCCCTTTCTGGCGAGGATCAGGCGCTAGTCTTTAAAAAGGCCCCACCCGGTAAGCGAAAGATCGTGTTGAGCACAAACATAGCTGAGACCTCGGTGACCATCGACGACTGTGTGTTCGTGGTGGACTGCGGCCTGATGAAGGAGAAGTGTTTCGACTCAAACCGCAACATGGAGTCACTGGACCTGGTCTGGGTGTCTCGTGCCAATGCAAAGCAGCGCAAGGGTCGTGCCGGTCGTGTGATGCCGGGTGTGTGCATCCACCTGTACACCAGCTACCGCTATCAATACCACATTCTGGCCCAACCGGTGCCAGAGATCCAGCGAGTGCCACTCGAGCAAATTGTGCTGCGCATCAAGACGCTGCAAACGTTCGCCTCACGCAACACGCTCTCTGTTCTCCTGGAGACACTGGAGGCGCCAACAGAGGACAGTGTACTCGGTGCATTGACACGATTGAGGGATGTGGGCGCGCTCGATGCAGAGGATCAATTGACCCCGTTGGGTCATCATTTGGCAGCCCTACCCGTGGACGTGCGCATAGGCAAGCTGATGCTGTATGGAGCGATCTTCCAGTGTCTGGACAGCGTGCTGACCATCGCCGCCTGCCTGAGCAACAAGTCGCCCTTCGTAAGTCCGCTCAACAAACGCACGGAGGCGAACAAGTGCAAACGGATGTTCGCACTTGGCAACAGCGATCACCTGACCGTCCTGAATGCATATAGG AAATGGCTGGATGTTGCGCGCAGGGGAAACTATGCAGCCAGCAGAAACTACGCCAGTGAGCACTTTCTGTCGCTGAACACACTTGAGACGATAGCTGACCTCAAGTACCAATACCTGGAGCTACTCGTTTCCATTGGCTTTGTGCCGATCAATGTGCCGCGTAGGCGCAAGAATGCCTGCGACAATATACTGACACTAACTG GTGTGGAGCAGAACCACAATGGTGATAACAACAGGCTGCTGACCTCGCTCCTCTGCGCCGCCCTCTACCCAAACATCGTGAAGATTATGACGCCGGATCGCGTCTACATCCAAACAGCTGGTGGTGCTGTGCCGCGCGAGCCGAGCCACCACGATTTGCGTTTCAAGACGCGCGGCGATGGTTACGTGAAGATTCATCCGTCGTCGGTTAACTCGCAGGTGTCCGTCTTTCAGGCGCCGTTCCTCGTCTTCCAGGAGAAGGTGCGCACGAGCGCCATCTACATCCGCGACTGTTCGATGCTGCCGCTCATCGCCATGGTCCTGTTTGCCGGCAGCGATTTTAAGGTGGAGCTACACGATGGGGACTTCCTCTTTCTGCTGGAGAGCGGTTGGATTATATTGAAGGCCCACGATCTGGAGACTGCTGAGATGGTGCAGTGCCTGCGGGCGGAGATGATCAAGCTGCTCGAGGAGAAGATTCGCGATCCGTGCCTTAATCTGCTGCACCATAAAAACGGTTGCCGTATGATCGCCAACATCGTTCACTTGATTAGTAAAAACAGCTGA
- the LOC6617602 gene encoding microtubule-associated protein RP/EB family member 1, with the protein MTTLQRASVICSCVIRKWVNESLKTNIQLIEELASGAVYCQFIDMVFEGVMPLEKVVFATNRLVDFRRNFKILRKCLDELQIPLMVPIEKLIKRDFEANLYFAACFYSVFKDLIAIRQERVENYNPLAARKYQKFSMEPPTYVSQGTDVQNPDELDPLVRNIGVQVYMYKQKNVETKPLKTDV; encoded by the coding sequence ATGACCACTTTGCAAAGAGCATCCGTGATATGCTCCTGCGTTATTCGCAAGTGGGTGAATGAATCGCTGAAGACGAACATCCAGCTCATCGAGGAATTGGCATCCGGAGCCGTCTACTGTCAGTTTATCGACATGGTCTTCGAGGGAGTGATGCCACTTGAGAAGGTCGTCTTCGCGACTAACCGATTGGTCGATTTTAGGAGGAACTTTAAAATACTAAGGAAATGTCTTGATGAACTACAAATTCCGCTGATGGTGCCCATCGAAAAACTCATTAAGCGTGACTTCGAAGCCAATCTATATTTCGCCGCATGCTTTTACAGTGTATTCAAGGATTTGATAGCCATCCGCCAGGAACGGGTGGAGAACTACAACCCACTGGCCGCCCGTAAATACCAAAAGTTCTCCATGGAACCACCCACCTATGTCTCCCAAGGAACTGATGTCCAGAATCCCGATGAGCTTGATCCCCTCGTAAGGAATATCGGGGTGCAAGTGTATATGTATAAGCAGAAGAATGTGGAAACCAAACCCCTGAAGACTGACGTCTAA
- the LOC6617603 gene encoding cilia- and flagella-associated protein 410 isoform X1, protein MKSKPCKMCNPYLKARVDTHRQYAPYSVHENIGNRTDFVHSMKMEKKLTEHIVENMSRCRDYAMVLKFNFSGCDITLCLKMPYIEVLALSMNKITTLKSLVNFTRLKELYLRESEIASFDELKYLANAKSLTSLWLLDNPCSNAAGSKYRASVLRILPNLKKLDDVDVDEEELEAALRDECLSEVRSGILDPALNSRNCTPKNMAYRDMIEQCDRITTRIAKNLNEMLNSRRQDAMAPPDYLMPNVSSGLKFHAANSANCTSLKGHSNRLSAALFLIRDMDASQLETLVLAIHEQVNRLVD, encoded by the exons atgaaaagtAAACCTTGCAAAATGTGTAATCCTTATTTGAAGGCGAGGGTCGACACACATCGTCAGTACGCTCCATACTCGGTTCACGAGAACATCGGAAATCGCACTGATTTTGTACA CTCGATGAAAATGGAGAAGAAACTAACAGAGCACATTGTGGAAAACATGTCCAGGTGCAGGGACTATGCCATGGTCTTGAAGTTCAATTTCTCTGGCTGCGACATCACTCTTTGCCTCAAGATGCCGTACATAGAGGTCCTTGCGCTCAGCATGAACAAGATCACAACTTTAAAAAGCCTGGTGAATTTCACTCGACTGAAGGAGCTGTACTTGCGCGAGAGCGAGATAGCAAGCTTTGATGAGCTGAAATACCTGGCCAATGCCAAATCCCTAACATCCCTCTGGCTGCTGGACAATCCGTGCTCTAATGCCGCTGGCTCCAAGTATCGGGCATCTGTGCTACGAATACTGCCGAATTTGAAGAAGCTGGACGACGTAGATGTTGACGAAGAGGAGCTGGAAGCCGCTTTGCGGGACGAGTGCCTTTCGGAGGTACGCAGTGGGATCCTTGATCCTGCTTTGAATTCGCGCAATTGCACTCCCAAAAACATGGCATATCGTGATATGATCGAACAGTGCGATCGGATTACAACTAGGATTGCCAAAAACCTTAACGAGATGCTCAATTCGCGACGTCAAGATGCGATGGCCCCACCCGACTATCTGATGCCCAATGTATCCTCTGGGTTAAAATTCCATGCCGCTAATTCCGCTAATTGCACATCTCTGAAGGGGCACAGTAACCGTTTGTCGGCCGCTTTGTTCCTCATCCGAGATATGGACGCATCCCAACTGGAGACTCTAGTCCTTGCCATCCACGAACAGGTCAACCGACTTGTTGATTGA
- the LOC6617603 gene encoding cilia- and flagella-associated protein 410 isoform X2 — MKMEKKLTEHIVENMSRCRDYAMVLKFNFSGCDITLCLKMPYIEVLALSMNKITTLKSLVNFTRLKELYLRESEIASFDELKYLANAKSLTSLWLLDNPCSNAAGSKYRASVLRILPNLKKLDDVDVDEEELEAALRDECLSEVRSGILDPALNSRNCTPKNMAYRDMIEQCDRITTRIAKNLNEMLNSRRQDAMAPPDYLMPNVSSGLKFHAANSANCTSLKGHSNRLSAALFLIRDMDASQLETLVLAIHEQVNRLVD; from the coding sequence ATGAAAATGGAGAAGAAACTAACAGAGCACATTGTGGAAAACATGTCCAGGTGCAGGGACTATGCCATGGTCTTGAAGTTCAATTTCTCTGGCTGCGACATCACTCTTTGCCTCAAGATGCCGTACATAGAGGTCCTTGCGCTCAGCATGAACAAGATCACAACTTTAAAAAGCCTGGTGAATTTCACTCGACTGAAGGAGCTGTACTTGCGCGAGAGCGAGATAGCAAGCTTTGATGAGCTGAAATACCTGGCCAATGCCAAATCCCTAACATCCCTCTGGCTGCTGGACAATCCGTGCTCTAATGCCGCTGGCTCCAAGTATCGGGCATCTGTGCTACGAATACTGCCGAATTTGAAGAAGCTGGACGACGTAGATGTTGACGAAGAGGAGCTGGAAGCCGCTTTGCGGGACGAGTGCCTTTCGGAGGTACGCAGTGGGATCCTTGATCCTGCTTTGAATTCGCGCAATTGCACTCCCAAAAACATGGCATATCGTGATATGATCGAACAGTGCGATCGGATTACAACTAGGATTGCCAAAAACCTTAACGAGATGCTCAATTCGCGACGTCAAGATGCGATGGCCCCACCCGACTATCTGATGCCCAATGTATCCTCTGGGTTAAAATTCCATGCCGCTAATTCCGCTAATTGCACATCTCTGAAGGGGCACAGTAACCGTTTGTCGGCCGCTTTGTTCCTCATCCGAGATATGGACGCATCCCAACTGGAGACTCTAGTCCTTGCCATCCACGAACAGGTCAACCGACTTGTTGATTGA